ATAAATTACTTAAAAATTATGTTAATTAGTGTTATTCCGTGGGTCATTTTTCAAGTTTTAGCTGGAATTTTCCAAGGAACTGGACATACAACTTTCAATATGTATTGTCATATAGGGAGAATTTGGATATTTAGAGTACCATTTATCTATTTATTGGAAAGAGTATTTAAATTAAATGAGTACTCTATTTGGTATTCGATGCTTTTAAGTAATCTTTTTGCACTATTATTTTCAGCCTTTTTGTATAGATTTATAGATTGGAAAAGGAGAGAGGGATAAATCCTTCTCTCCTTGCTTTTTTAGATCTTAAAATAATCTGGATGTTTTTTTATTAGATAATCAATTTTATTTTTAAAATTTGATAGATGAAGATCAACCATTGCTTCTACCTTTTCAAGCTCTTTATTTTTTATAATGTCAATTATCTCTCTATGTTGCTCTAAAGTTGGTACTAAGTTTGTTTTTTCTACTGCATCTAAAAATCTAACTCTATCATAGTGAGTACTCAATGATTGTATAGAGTTCCAAACCTTCTCTTTTTGAACTTCTTTGTAAATTATTCTATGAAACTCATTATCTAAGAAAAATAGTTCTGAGTGATCCTCTTCTACTTGAGAAATTATGTTTTGAAATTTTAAATTTTTTTCAAGCTCCTTTATTCCTTCTTCAGAGAAATTTTTAACAGCTAATTTCAAAACCTCTTTTTCTAATATTTTTCTCATAAAATATGCTTCTTCAACAATTTTTAAATCAATTAAAGATACAAACGATCCTTTTTGTGGGTAAACATTCATAAGCAATTCTTCTGAGAGTCTAACTATTGATTCTCTTATTGGAGTTCTACTAACATCTAGTGCTTCACGAATATCAGCTTCACTAATTATTGTTCCAGGTTTTATATTTAAAGTCATGATATTCATTTTTAAAATTCTATAGATATAGTGTTTTGTATTCTCACCAAACTGTCTATTTATTTTTATTAATTCCATTTTATCACCTCAATGAAATTATTATAGCAGAAATTTTGAAATAAGTAAAATTTAAAATAATACACAATAATTCCTAAAAAAAAACATTTAACTCTAAAATAAGATAAAAAAACTCTTGACAATTAAAAAAAAATCAACTAGGATACTAGTATGATAAATAAAAATTTTAGGAGGGATTTATGAAAAAGTTAAATTTAGAATGTGAAAAATATATTGATGAGTATTTAAAAGACTATAGTCCTTACAAAGGAAAATGGTGTTACGAAGATGGGTGCTTACTACAAGGATCGATGTTACTATATAAAGCAACTGAAGATGAAAAATATTTGAAATTTATTTTAAATTACTTAGATGAGTTCATTAAAGATGATGGAAGTATAAAGGGTTACACTAAAGAAGAATATAATATTGATAATATAAATGCTGGTAAAATATTGTTTGATATCTATCAACTAACAAAAGATGAGAAATATAGAGTAGCAATAGAAATATTACATGAACAAATCTTAACTCATCCAAGAGTAGAACAAGGAAATTTCTGGCATAAAAAGAGATATGAAAATCAAGTATGGCTT
This genomic interval from Fusobacterium varium contains the following:
- a CDS encoding GntR family transcriptional regulator — protein: MELIKINRQFGENTKHYIYRILKMNIMTLNIKPGTIISEADIREALDVSRTPIRESIVRLSEELLMNVYPQKGSFVSLIDLKIVEEAYFMRKILEKEVLKLAVKNFSEEGIKELEKNLKFQNIISQVEEDHSELFFLDNEFHRIIYKEVQKEKVWNSIQSLSTHYDRVRFLDAVEKTNLVPTLEQHREIIDIIKNKELEKVEAMVDLHLSNFKNKIDYLIKKHPDYFKI